TAGTTAGTAAACTATAAATTGATTTCCACTGGTAACTGTTCGTCAAAGTCGATTCCCTTGCGGGTTACATTTGCACGAAAACATAATATCTCAACACCACGTGCAACTGCATCGCGAAATGTTTGCCCATAATCAGGATCGATATGATCAGCTAAACGAAATGCTTCTACATCACAACGTTGTGCAACAAAGATTGCCATACCGCGATGGCCTTTGCGAATAAGATCGGTAAGTTCAGTTAGTCGTTGGCCTTCAATTGGGCTGATAGTATCAGGAAAGTATGCAACTTTGTTTTCAGCTAAAGTAACGTTTTTTACCTGAATATAACAAGAGCGTAAACTATTACCCTCAAGAGTGATATCAACATGAGTACCGTAAACTATTGCCGTTTCACGACGAAGTACAGCATAACCAGCCAACTCTTTAATTTTGCCAGCCATAATAGCTTCAGCAACAACTGCTGTTGGTCGACCAGTATGAATACCTACAGGTGTGCGCCCAGCAAATATTATTTCAATTTGATGTTTTAATTTGCGACGACTGTCATTATGCTCAGAGAGTAGGACTTTACTACCAGGATCTGAGCAACCCAACATAGAGCCAGCATGTGCGCAATGGGCTGATATTTCATCACCACTGGGGAGTTTTACATCAGCGACAAAACGATTACGTCGTAGCAATGTGCCTTCAATTAAAGGCTGCTCGAAACGCACGGACTATCACCTTTTCTCTCCCCCTTTAACGTTGGTTACTATCATAGTTGATTTAAAAAAGCATATAATTTGCAAACTATTTTATAATATTTACTCTAATATTCTACCGTGTAATTCTATTGGTATAGGTAGGTTCAATCTATCTAACAATGTTGGTAAAATATCATATAAATTTGCATCATTTGGTGCTGCTCGCGCTCCTTTACCATCACGTAAAATACATACTCCTTTAAGAGCATGATTGGCAGCATCGCGACCAGTATCGTTATATAAGGGGTATATGTTATTATAGCCCACACTACCAATGGCACGAAAACCTAAATTATCAAAATAAACTATCAAATCCGGCG
The window above is part of the Deltaproteobacteria bacterium genome. Proteins encoded here:
- the sfsA gene encoding DNA/RNA nuclease SfsA is translated as MRFEQPLIEGTLLRRNRFVADVKLPSGDEISAHCAHAGSMLGCSDPGSKVLLSEHNDSRRKLKHQIEIIFAGRTPVGIHTGRPTAVVAEAIMAGKIKELAGYAVLRRETAIVYGTHVDITLEGNSLRSCYIQVKNVTLAENKVAYFPDTISPIEGQRLTELTDLIRKGHRGMAIFVAQRCDVEAFRLADHIDPDYGQTFRDAVARGVEILCFRANVTRKGIDFDEQLPVEINL